In Halobacteriovorax marinus SJ, the following proteins share a genomic window:
- a CDS encoding class I SAM-dependent methyltransferase (catalyzes the S-adenosylmethionine-dependent transmethylation of thiopurine compounds; may be involved in selenium cycling by forming dimethylselenide and/or dimethyldiselenide), which yields MEREFWENAWDENNIGFHMSETNQFLKYTFDEGIVCDIKTALIPLCGKSLDLLYLREMGIEVFGVEIATKAVEQFFEENSLDFEIEEKGNYKIYKTSGITIFCGDFFSLKRDDLPKIDFIYDRASNVALPPQMRESYYDQIRNLSSDNTQMLLLTAHSEEEDQFGPPFSISKEEIEMAYKEKAKEFKLLHEQKKKVTSKRLIKAGLKSRIMVAHYLKF from the coding sequence ATGGAAAGAGAATTTTGGGAAAATGCTTGGGATGAAAATAATATTGGATTTCATATGAGTGAAACAAATCAATTCTTAAAATATACATTTGATGAAGGTATTGTGTGCGACATTAAAACAGCGCTTATCCCTCTTTGTGGAAAGAGCCTAGATCTACTCTATCTAAGGGAGATGGGAATTGAGGTCTTTGGTGTTGAGATAGCGACAAAAGCTGTAGAGCAATTCTTCGAAGAAAATTCTCTTGATTTTGAAATAGAAGAAAAAGGCAATTACAAGATCTACAAAACAAGTGGTATCACAATCTTTTGTGGCGACTTTTTCTCTCTAAAGAGAGATGATCTTCCTAAAATTGATTTTATCTATGATAGAGCTTCTAACGTCGCCCTCCCTCCACAGATGAGAGAGAGCTACTATGATCAAATACGAAATTTAAGTTCCGACAATACTCAGATGCTTCTTCTAACAGCACATTCCGAGGAGGAAGATCAATTTGGTCCTCCCTTTAGTATCAGTAAAGAAGAAATTGAGATGGCCTATAAAGAGAAAGCGAAGGAATTTAAACTCCTTCACGAGCAGAAGAAGAAAGTCACAAGCAAGAGACTCATTAAGGCCGGACTCAAATCAAGGATAATGGTTGCCCACTACCTTAAGTTTTGA
- a CDS encoding diacylglycerol/lipid kinase family protein yields MQNISVYLNQRASHTRFGHWKEQIDKSLFRSTITYRTPKDLKELKTNLDFDIENRCDAIVSVGGDGTVNTLIQSLAGSDIGLLVMPGGTANDLARELGHKQSVKKVTHFIRNNEYKYIDLIKVNDNYMATNGGIGMGAKVAQNINEIRKNFPTFKKFMKIGGKSVYSFFILNELTSLKFPTYKLKVTSKEFTGVVETPLLMVNNQSHLAGTFNIAPDTSHDDGKFNVTILKHRTHREFIQCCYKMGIGEYPYSDPNIITFETDQIEVENLNPSEELPFFGDGEILKSQNPHIWNIQLCPRLLKVYTQDDEKSLVSLSNEVNLS; encoded by the coding sequence ATGCAAAATATTAGTGTTTATCTCAATCAAAGGGCAAGCCACACGCGCTTTGGGCATTGGAAGGAGCAAATTGATAAGTCGCTCTTTCGAAGCACTATTACCTATAGAACTCCAAAAGATCTTAAAGAACTTAAAACAAATTTAGATTTTGATATAGAGAATCGTTGTGACGCCATTGTATCAGTAGGTGGGGACGGAACGGTGAATACTCTTATTCAATCGTTGGCCGGTAGTGATATTGGTCTTCTTGTTATGCCTGGAGGAACGGCAAATGATCTGGCCCGTGAATTAGGACATAAGCAGTCAGTTAAGAAAGTCACACATTTTATAAGAAATAATGAATATAAGTATATCGACTTGATTAAAGTTAATGATAATTACATGGCCACCAATGGTGGAATCGGAATGGGCGCTAAAGTTGCTCAAAATATAAATGAAATAAGAAAGAACTTTCCGACATTTAAGAAATTCATGAAAATTGGTGGAAAGTCTGTTTATTCATTCTTTATCCTTAACGAACTAACGTCGCTGAAGTTTCCTACTTATAAATTAAAAGTCACTTCAAAAGAATTTACTGGTGTAGTTGAAACACCTCTTTTGATGGTTAATAACCAATCACATTTGGCGGGTACTTTTAATATTGCCCCAGACACAAGTCACGATGATGGAAAATTTAATGTGACTATTCTTAAACATAGAACGCATAGAGAATTTATCCAATGCTGTTATAAAATGGGAATAGGTGAATATCCATATTCTGATCCAAATATCATTACATTTGAAACTGATCAGATAGAAGTGGAGAATCTTAATCCTAGTGAAGAGTTACCTTTCTTTGGTGACGGAGAAATACTAAAAAGTCAGAACCCACATATCTGGAATATCCAACTATGTCCTCGTTTATTAAAGGTTTACACACAAGATGACGAAAAGTCTCTCGTAAGTCTTAGTAACGAGGTCAACCTATCATGA
- a CDS encoding PKD domain-containing protein: MNVGRLLFIALFFINSSYALECQLPSGLEGITCNKNKRVKSLTELNNYLVDYNSVSGVAKNLIIDFDINLDTDLNIFSPCKVRFAKNRSFTSTGNLCVNAKEGVYFNPYFTLRANEVALHSTKRVVIRNNADVEVRKLVLQSLGATPEARVHIRHHSTIKADSLELFGEYRATLGHSSNYEVSSDIYMKSINEFASIWRDTVVTTPSLEIESERKVVVSKNVQINSAQISLEAPECKLNTLVQNESMSGNCFSSDRPSAKLRVSSREVSVLEEVTFNANRSSDNIGIENYEFIVNGEVSQSGSNPIFKKSFDSEGIYKVQLLVRDASGYIDSAVKKITVNNSLDSDMEAFFHYEVEDGELSLVYHQGLPIEDVISMKYIINDSTEVNVSEFYHLTSTEVAGLSEGNHKVTLELVDINNVKYIFSRIVTVGPEEVMRQVLPVVDFDIYQVAPKKAFLDFRKSFEPYDGIEEVEIDWGDGTTSEVDAESLTSFFHTYSNVGEYEVTLLVNKEIGDDEWIQKEAIKTVVVTDSDVPSMPPIADFKADVEEFAPHVTFSSNFSVSPTSEIVSTVWDHGDGTSYSGSDKEHIHFYTPGVYLPSLTVVDSNGLISKLTMKVVVSEPGPPVISSIDCWNQDERWVECEIIAVDKEDEITELEISWGDGEAEIFNMD; this comes from the coding sequence ATGAATGTTGGACGTCTTCTATTTATCGCATTGTTTTTTATTAACTCTAGTTATGCTCTAGAGTGCCAGTTACCAAGTGGCCTAGAGGGGATTACTTGTAATAAGAATAAGAGAGTTAAGAGTTTAACGGAGCTTAATAACTACTTAGTCGATTACAATAGCGTCTCTGGTGTCGCAAAGAATCTTATTATTGATTTTGATATCAATTTAGATACTGACTTAAATATCTTTAGCCCATGTAAAGTGAGGTTTGCAAAGAATAGAAGCTTCACATCAACTGGAAATTTATGTGTTAATGCTAAAGAGGGTGTTTATTTTAATCCTTACTTTACTCTTAGAGCTAATGAAGTTGCCTTACATTCAACTAAGCGAGTCGTTATAAGAAATAATGCTGATGTTGAAGTTAGGAAATTGGTCTTACAAAGCTTAGGGGCCACTCCAGAGGCCAGAGTCCATATCAGACATCATTCCACTATAAAAGCAGATAGCCTTGAGCTCTTTGGTGAATATAGAGCTACTCTTGGACACTCTTCTAACTACGAGGTTAGTAGTGATATCTATATGAAGTCTATAAATGAGTTTGCTTCAATTTGGAGAGATACTGTCGTTACAACACCATCTCTAGAGATTGAATCCGAGAGAAAAGTAGTCGTTTCAAAAAATGTTCAAATCAATTCAGCACAAATTTCTCTTGAAGCTCCAGAGTGTAAGTTGAATACACTTGTTCAAAATGAAAGCATGAGTGGTAATTGCTTCTCTTCAGATAGACCTAGTGCAAAGCTCAGAGTTTCAAGTAGAGAAGTCTCAGTTTTAGAAGAGGTCACTTTTAACGCTAATAGGTCCAGTGACAATATTGGTATTGAAAATTATGAATTTATTGTGAATGGAGAAGTCTCTCAAAGTGGAAGTAACCCAATATTTAAAAAGAGCTTTGATAGTGAAGGGATCTATAAAGTTCAACTCCTTGTTAGAGATGCTAGTGGTTATATAGATTCAGCAGTTAAGAAAATTACTGTTAATAATTCACTAGATTCAGATATGGAGGCCTTCTTTCATTATGAAGTAGAGGATGGTGAACTAAGTTTAGTTTATCATCAGGGACTTCCAATAGAAGATGTTATTTCTATGAAGTATATTATCAATGATAGCACTGAAGTGAACGTATCAGAGTTTTATCATCTTACAAGTACAGAGGTTGCGGGACTTAGTGAAGGCAATCATAAAGTAACTCTAGAGTTAGTAGATATTAATAATGTAAAATATATATTTTCAAGAATTGTAACTGTTGGGCCAGAAGAGGTGATGAGACAGGTCCTCCCTGTAGTTGATTTTGATATTTATCAAGTGGCACCTAAAAAGGCATTTCTTGATTTTAGAAAATCTTTTGAGCCCTACGATGGTATTGAAGAAGTCGAAATCGATTGGGGAGATGGAACGACATCAGAAGTTGATGCCGAGAGTTTAACAAGCTTCTTTCATACTTACAGTAATGTCGGTGAGTATGAAGTTACTCTGCTCGTGAATAAAGAAATTGGTGATGACGAATGGATACAGAAAGAAGCAATTAAGACAGTTGTTGTTACAGATAGCGATGTCCCTTCAATGCCACCTATTGCAGACTTTAAAGCTGATGTTGAAGAGTTCGCACCACACGTAACTTTCTCTAGTAACTTCTCTGTTTCACCAACAAGTGAAATTGTATCAACAGTTTGGGATCATGGTGATGGAACGAGCTATAGTGGTTCAGATAAAGAACATATTCATTTTTATACTCCAGGAGTGTATCTACCTTCCTTAACGGTCGTTGATAGTAACGGTTTAATATCTAAGTTAACAATGAAGGTTGTAGTAAGTGAACCTGGACCACCAGTCATTTCTTCTATTGATTGTTGGAATCAAGATGAGAGATGGGTGGAGTGTGAAATTATAGCAGTAGATAAAGAAGATGAAATAACAGAATTGGAGATAAGTTGGGGCGACGGAGAAGCTGAAATCTTTAATATGGATTAA
- a CDS encoding PKD domain-containing protein, which produces MRTNRGESATSSTSTNIALGGENMPPIAELNCNETGALREVKCNISNSRDIDGEIIRYMISFGDGNSIEVDNPQSIYHSYVQNGVYEINLIVEDNDGATGESSHSLEFINQMPVVEANCLSYSFNDLSCESFSYDVDGYIVNTEFIWDEGSISGQETYFSTTLNSGGFKQIIVRVTDNEGLTSEKFIFVNVLESIAPVASFSCSNNLIEKIKCVNESNDEDSDELIFKWRLNDTIYNTLNLEESNISGGEYEVSLVVTDLDGNTSIQKSMVSVVNNIGPVSSFECNSNNTLEINCSSTSYDEDGQIVNYLWLVDEVEVSSNQDLIYKQNKLGSSVVRLVVGDDNNSFSSYSKEFSPKQPLPTKIMMFCNPNLEDKVLKCDGNFTDVDSGTIEEFKWTIEDKTYYGNVILHENMDAGELDVKLSVKTSLGEKIEKTERIYIPNLPSEPSKLKLLLFDEEEFRFFSLNEKVFLKVAERSFGVNTKDEPIIGIKKNDNYIDNFIYDRNSGAISIDGPWNDGLNVLEVEGIDDLGREVVYSFDIWAGGLSRKVLARNLNGDTIDRGEVLVEVLDGVSFVKSFENGEVLLENIPSNKTLILRGEIGNLFAFSYLNSGEIFTPPLIYRENLNLSLNPDTNRVKELVDWHIIKGSLDTHLNSTSLTSDSIGELFLETKVKIPSQMYGGVVPFELDQSLEGNDFLVFVVREESGVVRKFNAWSVSELRETKNQMQLHFEGDPNEILSIQIFIKKFERKSIEDFSFFKSLFIENVLANNSNLSLGYIYETLYLRSRLSNVEIYELSGDKLQGISLGTFPEQHELEYVDKSGATVKYNPLILKYNSYPLNIIPKIKLRISSADSISNSYDIEPFMTYFDKAYFRVPSGIFLGDKVYLSIASTGIDENNAFYNLKSYCCSGPIRRVRTLGESKSLITSFFNVLKWRSAEGTYTGAGFGERFHYGSQYFRENIERLVSKLESSNVLFGEISNINGGYFFGHSGHKQGLHFDLVLANEDGNRPQNGEFSYGYSDLILSKESAIDLFKIVNRFDFGEVSQLGVFFDNEFDFNKSRLVTFFSKSNSSDLRTPFLAHSRHLCTSKGELFRDVLYQWRGHSDHLHLSFRDYINPKVVTSDYWSPSSDFLSKTPNLDEVVNEGPNEAVERNGKRYLVYNILNLDVEKVEVYFHRDGRFPLDSEPYVEDEYVDINRENSPVILERIGAEYRVEVEEGLSIDKLKILAIENIDSKNTCSSKELILNPEERFTVLGELSTNEYTLNAENIYVEGFESTPGRGIDNVLWQWSEVVDGRVEEHEVSGIRTQFTSKYPGRFNFQVTITDVFGNSTVKYIESFIRGLPPSGSCFSDCVSGGSVYEGNVWTRLVCEFSDVDSRRVGHLRASSDGKVLYEALGQLPSVGSHQDAPEQEITGTLSNRKRVTYGAVKNSSIMYYYVVDPEGNRSGLQSVSIPACLENL; this is translated from the coding sequence GTGAGAACAAATAGAGGAGAGAGTGCAACTTCTAGTACAAGTACTAATATAGCCCTTGGTGGTGAAAATATGCCCCCTATAGCTGAATTGAATTGTAATGAAACAGGTGCTTTAAGAGAAGTTAAGTGTAATATTTCCAACTCAAGAGATATTGATGGTGAGATCATCAGGTATATGATTAGCTTTGGCGATGGAAATTCAATTGAGGTTGATAATCCACAAAGTATCTATCACAGTTATGTTCAAAATGGCGTTTACGAAATTAATTTAATCGTTGAAGATAATGACGGTGCAACCGGTGAGTCAAGTCATTCATTAGAGTTTATAAATCAAATGCCTGTAGTGGAGGCTAATTGCCTAAGTTATAGTTTTAATGATCTATCCTGCGAATCATTTTCCTATGATGTTGATGGTTATATTGTAAATACAGAATTCATCTGGGATGAAGGAAGTATATCAGGTCAAGAAACATATTTTTCTACAACGTTAAATTCTGGTGGCTTCAAACAAATTATAGTTCGTGTCACAGATAATGAAGGCTTAACAAGTGAGAAGTTTATTTTTGTCAATGTGCTTGAAAGTATTGCACCTGTTGCTAGTTTCTCATGCAGTAATAACTTAATTGAAAAAATAAAATGTGTGAATGAATCAAATGATGAGGACTCTGATGAACTTATATTTAAATGGCGTCTGAATGATACGATTTATAACACCTTAAATTTAGAAGAGTCTAATATTTCAGGTGGAGAGTATGAGGTTTCTCTAGTGGTTACCGATTTGGATGGAAATACTTCTATTCAGAAGTCAATGGTGAGTGTCGTAAATAATATAGGCCCAGTTTCTAGTTTTGAATGTAATAGTAACAACACACTCGAAATTAATTGTTCTTCTACTTCTTATGATGAGGATGGACAGATTGTTAATTATTTATGGTTAGTTGATGAGGTAGAGGTTTCTAGCAATCAGGACTTAATATATAAGCAAAATAAATTGGGAAGCTCTGTTGTTAGACTTGTTGTAGGAGATGATAATAACTCTTTTTCTAGCTACTCGAAAGAGTTCTCTCCGAAACAGCCCCTCCCAACAAAAATAATGATGTTCTGTAATCCAAATTTGGAAGATAAAGTTTTAAAATGTGATGGTAACTTTACCGATGTTGATAGCGGAACTATTGAAGAGTTTAAATGGACAATTGAAGATAAAACTTATTACGGGAATGTTATCTTACATGAAAATATGGATGCGGGAGAGCTTGATGTTAAGCTGTCAGTTAAAACATCTCTAGGCGAAAAAATCGAGAAGACTGAGCGAATTTATATACCAAATCTTCCCTCTGAGCCTTCAAAATTAAAGCTACTTCTTTTTGATGAAGAAGAATTTCGTTTCTTCTCTTTGAACGAGAAAGTCTTTTTAAAGGTTGCTGAAAGGTCATTTGGTGTAAATACAAAAGATGAACCTATAATAGGTATAAAGAAGAATGATAATTATATAGATAATTTTATCTATGACCGTAACTCTGGTGCGATTTCAATTGATGGGCCATGGAATGACGGTTTGAATGTTCTAGAAGTTGAGGGGATTGATGATCTTGGTCGAGAAGTTGTCTACTCTTTTGATATATGGGCTGGTGGATTGAGCAGAAAGGTCCTAGCTCGTAACCTCAATGGAGATACAATTGATCGAGGAGAGGTTCTAGTTGAAGTGCTGGATGGCGTTTCTTTTGTTAAGAGTTTTGAAAATGGTGAAGTCCTACTAGAAAATATTCCTTCTAATAAGACCTTAATTCTGAGAGGAGAGATAGGAAATCTTTTTGCATTTTCTTATCTAAATTCGGGAGAAATATTTACACCTCCTTTAATTTATAGAGAAAATTTAAATTTATCTTTGAATCCCGATACGAATAGAGTAAAGGAGCTTGTGGATTGGCACATAATTAAAGGTTCTTTAGATACACATTTAAATAGTACGTCTTTGACTTCTGATAGTATAGGAGAGCTATTTTTAGAGACAAAGGTTAAGATTCCTTCTCAAATGTATGGAGGGGTCGTTCCTTTTGAGTTGGATCAAAGCTTAGAAGGGAATGACTTTCTAGTGTTTGTTGTGAGAGAGGAAAGTGGTGTTGTTCGAAAATTTAATGCATGGTCAGTTAGTGAGTTAAGGGAAACAAAGAATCAAATGCAACTCCACTTTGAAGGAGATCCAAATGAAATTTTAAGTATTCAAATTTTTATAAAGAAATTTGAGAGAAAAAGTATTGAAGATTTCTCATTCTTTAAATCTCTTTTTATAGAAAATGTGTTAGCTAATAATAGCAATTTGAGTTTAGGTTATATATATGAAACTCTATATCTAAGGTCAAGACTATCTAACGTTGAAATTTACGAGCTTTCAGGGGATAAGTTGCAGGGCATAAGTCTTGGGACATTTCCTGAACAACATGAGCTAGAGTACGTTGATAAATCGGGGGCGACGGTTAAGTACAATCCTTTGATTCTAAAGTACAATTCTTACCCATTAAATATCATCCCAAAAATTAAGTTAAGAATATCAAGTGCCGATTCTATTTCCAATAGTTATGATATTGAGCCTTTTATGACTTATTTTGATAAAGCGTACTTTAGAGTGCCTTCGGGAATCTTCCTAGGTGATAAGGTTTACTTATCTATTGCTTCAACAGGGATTGATGAAAATAATGCTTTTTATAATTTAAAAAGTTATTGTTGTTCAGGTCCTATTAGACGAGTGAGAACATTAGGGGAGTCAAAGAGTCTTATAACCTCTTTTTTTAATGTTCTAAAATGGAGAAGCGCGGAAGGTACTTATACTGGAGCGGGATTTGGTGAGAGGTTTCATTATGGTAGTCAGTATTTTAGAGAAAATATAGAGAGGTTGGTTTCTAAACTTGAAAGTAGTAATGTCCTTTTTGGAGAAATAAGCAATATAAATGGTGGTTATTTCTTTGGTCATTCTGGACACAAACAAGGTCTGCATTTTGATTTAGTTCTGGCCAATGAAGACGGCAATAGACCTCAAAATGGAGAATTTAGCTATGGTTATTCTGACTTAATTCTCTCTAAAGAGTCGGCTATCGACTTATTTAAGATTGTGAATCGATTTGATTTTGGAGAGGTTAGTCAGCTAGGGGTTTTTTTTGATAATGAATTTGATTTTAACAAAAGTAGGTTAGTTACTTTTTTTAGTAAATCTAATAGTAGTGACTTGAGAACACCATTTCTCGCTCATTCTCGTCACTTATGTACTAGTAAAGGCGAACTTTTTAGAGATGTTTTATATCAATGGAGAGGACATTCTGATCATCTTCATTTATCATTTAGAGATTATATAAATCCTAAAGTCGTAACTTCTGACTACTGGAGTCCCTCTAGTGATTTCTTATCAAAAACTCCTAATCTTGATGAGGTAGTAAATGAGGGGCCAAATGAAGCAGTAGAGAGAAATGGGAAAAGATATCTAGTTTATAATATACTGAATTTAGATGTAGAAAAGGTGGAAGTTTATTTCCATCGAGATGGAAGGTTTCCTTTAGATTCAGAGCCTTATGTTGAAGATGAGTATGTCGATATTAATAGAGAAAATAGTCCTGTTATTTTAGAGAGGATTGGTGCTGAGTACCGAGTAGAAGTTGAAGAGGGATTGTCAATAGATAAACTTAAAATTCTAGCGATAGAAAATATTGATTCAAAAAACACTTGCTCTTCCAAAGAGTTAATACTCAATCCTGAGGAGAGGTTTACTGTGCTTGGAGAGCTTTCTACTAACGAATATACTCTTAATGCCGAGAATATTTATGTCGAAGGTTTTGAGAGTACACCTGGTCGTGGTATAGATAACGTACTTTGGCAGTGGTCAGAAGTGGTTGATGGTAGAGTGGAAGAGCATGAAGTTTCAGGGATAAGAACTCAATTTACTTCTAAGTACCCTGGAAGATTCAATTTTCAAGTTACGATTACCGACGTCTTTGGAAATAGCACTGTCAAATATATTGAGTCTTTCATTAGGGGACTACCTCCAAGTGGTAGTTGCTTTAGTGATTGTGTCTCAGGAGGTAGTGTCTATGAAGGAAATGTTTGGACTAGGTTAGTGTGTGAATTTTCAGATGTTGATAGTCGAAGGGTAGGGCACTTGAGAGCAAGTAGTGATGGAAAAGTTCTCTATGAAGCTCTAGGGCAGTTACCTAGTGTAGGCTCCCATCAGGATGCTCCTGAACAAGAAATCACGGGAACTTTATCAAATAGAAAAAGAGTCACCTATGGAGCTGTTAAAAATAGTTCTATAATGTATTATTATGTTGTAGACCCTGAGGGGAATAGGTCTGGTTTGCAATCAGTATCAATTCCTGCGTGTTTGGAGAACTTATAG